The Agarilytica rhodophyticola genome has a window encoding:
- a CDS encoding CHRD domain-containing protein, with protein MKLSHLLSAMSIAAAITACGGSGGNSSNPTPTPTPATPTVTPSPTISPTPVVTPTPTPTVGTIRGVIDEMLPSTQIPSYALPSTVIPSEVLPSAALPSEVLVSRVLDSSEETSSSNNERSIRLTLERDQEVNVNGSFTQVEANVNASAEGLLTVNTVTGAISGSVTASNIDEDDLITAVHIHSGFAGLNGSVLIGLEADSSDNNVYRIANGANISDFANVAGNDIQTFLAGGWYFNLHTQSNPAGQLRGQIVTDDASVVRVELSGDQENPTVDTEAKAVGYFTYYQGNDEVVANVQAIGFEATAAHIHGGFAGANGNVVIGLNDISNVVQNAPAGSFWTTPSNSEFVNRTGALNGGYYFNVHSAANPGGEVRGQILPENVEAVRVTLQTEQEIPEVDTPASDAVKGLGYVTFNRVNEFVQANVSVEGFTGTAAHIHSGFAGTQGDVILVLDEVADSNGTMFSSPNNSAIINLLGLDSGHYYLNVHSAENPAGEVRGQVLTSTSQAVRVELNGAQENPPIDNSIIPNASALGYLTVNTETQDIYANVRTRGFEATAVHIHSGFAGKNGDVIIPLEDVSPDGSSGTVFQSPANSQAANLTNLLNGGYYLNVHTSANPSGEVRGQITPKNVQAVRVKLQTEQEVPEVETPAADDISGLAYFTFNAENSFVNANLNVAGFEGTAAHIHAGRAGKTGNVILVLDEVDGSNGSMFQSRADAAVVNLAGLNSGNYYFNVHSEVNPAGEMRGQILPHGVQSVRVELSGEQEVPPVSDAVIDNASAIGYFTYTDSGYVFANVRTRGFEATAAHIHGGFAGNNGNVIIGLEDASEADSPGTFFQSPANSRVANMQNLMNGGYYLNVHTSQNAPGEVRGQITPKGVQAVRVKLQTEQEVPEVASPASDDVGGIGYFTFNENNLFVNTTITLNGFEGTAAHVHAGRAGTAGNVIIVLNEVDGSNGTVFQSAPDAAIVNLNGLNSGNYYLNVHSLENPAGEVRGQVLPRGVQATRVVLTGTQENPPVTNPVIDDASALGYITFTDAGSIFANVRTRGFIATAAHIHSGFAGTNGAVIIGLEDVSAEGQTGTFFQSPANSSVVNMQNFLSGGYYFNVHTNQNAPGEVRGQIVTANSAVLRAELDASQAIPADTISATGIGYLTVTDKDNGLFISNVTLNGFSEADVTVNTGGDNNQVFVELIENSEIPGTFSSPSASVRSLPGLLNGAYSFEAQGITN; from the coding sequence ATGAAACTTTCACATTTATTGTCAGCAATGAGTATTGCTGCTGCTATCACAGCTTGTGGTGGTAGCGGTGGTAATTCTTCTAACCCGACACCAACACCTACACCAGCAACGCCAACTGTAACGCCATCACCAACGATAAGCCCAACACCTGTCGTGACCCCAACACCAACTCCAACAGTTGGAACCATTCGTGGCGTTATCGACGAGATGTTGCCTTCAACACAAATACCTTCATACGCCTTACCATCAACGGTAATTCCTTCAGAAGTTTTACCTTCAGCTGCACTGCCGTCAGAAGTATTGGTATCAAGAGTGTTAGACTCTAGTGAAGAAACCTCCAGTAGCAATAATGAGAGAAGTATTCGTCTTACATTAGAAAGAGATCAGGAAGTTAACGTAAACGGCTCATTCACTCAAGTTGAAGCTAATGTTAATGCAAGCGCAGAAGGCTTACTAACAGTTAACACGGTAACAGGCGCTATTAGCGGTAGTGTGACGGCATCTAATATTGATGAGGATGATCTCATCACGGCTGTACATATTCATTCTGGTTTCGCAGGTCTTAATGGCTCGGTATTAATAGGGCTTGAGGCTGATAGCTCAGATAACAATGTCTACAGAATTGCCAATGGCGCTAATATTAGTGATTTTGCGAATGTAGCGGGTAATGATATTCAGACGTTCCTTGCCGGTGGCTGGTATTTCAATTTACATACACAATCCAACCCAGCAGGGCAACTACGCGGACAAATCGTGACTGACGATGCTTCAGTAGTGAGAGTGGAACTGTCGGGTGATCAAGAAAACCCTACTGTTGACACTGAAGCAAAAGCCGTTGGTTACTTCACTTATTATCAAGGCAACGATGAAGTTGTTGCTAATGTACAAGCTATTGGTTTCGAAGCAACTGCCGCTCATATTCACGGAGGTTTCGCGGGCGCAAATGGTAATGTTGTTATCGGCTTAAACGATATCAGTAATGTAGTACAAAACGCACCTGCGGGCTCATTTTGGACAACACCTAGTAATTCAGAATTTGTAAATCGCACCGGCGCGTTAAATGGAGGCTACTACTTCAACGTACATTCTGCCGCTAACCCTGGTGGTGAAGTGCGTGGTCAAATACTACCTGAAAATGTTGAAGCCGTGCGCGTAACCTTGCAGACTGAACAAGAAATTCCAGAAGTTGACACACCAGCCTCTGATGCAGTTAAGGGTCTTGGCTACGTTACCTTTAATCGCGTTAATGAATTTGTTCAAGCCAATGTTTCAGTTGAAGGCTTTACTGGCACAGCAGCTCATATCCACTCTGGTTTTGCCGGTACTCAAGGCGATGTTATTTTGGTTTTAGACGAGGTCGCTGACTCTAACGGTACCATGTTCTCAAGCCCAAATAACTCAGCCATTATCAATCTACTGGGCCTAGATTCAGGACATTATTACTTGAATGTTCATTCGGCAGAGAACCCTGCAGGTGAAGTTCGTGGTCAAGTATTAACCTCTACCTCTCAAGCAGTTCGTGTTGAGCTAAACGGCGCACAGGAAAATCCACCTATCGACAATAGCATTATTCCTAATGCTAGCGCCTTGGGTTACCTTACAGTGAATACCGAGACACAGGATATTTATGCTAACGTCCGTACTCGTGGCTTTGAAGCAACTGCTGTACATATTCATTCAGGTTTTGCAGGTAAAAATGGTGATGTCATTATCCCACTAGAAGACGTTAGCCCAGACGGCTCATCAGGCACTGTGTTCCAGTCGCCAGCCAATTCACAAGCAGCGAATTTAACTAACTTGCTTAATGGCGGCTACTACTTGAATGTTCACACGTCTGCTAATCCCAGCGGTGAAGTACGTGGTCAAATTACGCCAAAGAATGTACAAGCAGTTCGCGTAAAATTGCAGACAGAACAAGAAGTACCAGAAGTCGAAACACCTGCAGCTGATGATATTAGTGGTCTAGCTTACTTCACATTTAACGCTGAAAATTCATTTGTGAATGCAAACTTGAACGTTGCTGGCTTCGAAGGTACTGCTGCACATATTCACGCAGGCCGAGCTGGGAAGACAGGCAATGTTATTCTCGTTCTAGACGAAGTAGACGGCTCTAATGGTTCTATGTTCCAAAGTAGAGCCGATGCCGCAGTGGTAAATTTAGCAGGCTTAAACTCCGGCAACTACTACTTTAATGTGCATTCTGAGGTAAACCCTGCAGGGGAAATGCGTGGCCAAATTCTACCACACGGAGTTCAGAGCGTTCGAGTAGAGTTGTCAGGTGAGCAAGAAGTACCACCGGTTAGTGATGCTGTGATTGATAACGCAAGTGCGATCGGTTACTTCACTTACACTGATTCTGGTTATGTATTTGCTAATGTACGTACACGAGGTTTCGAAGCGACAGCCGCACATATTCACGGTGGTTTTGCTGGTAATAATGGCAATGTAATTATTGGCCTTGAAGACGCAAGCGAAGCTGATTCACCAGGAACATTCTTCCAGTCACCAGCAAACTCTAGGGTTGCTAACATGCAAAACTTAATGAATGGTGGATATTATCTTAATGTACATACTTCACAGAATGCTCCTGGAGAAGTTCGCGGTCAAATCACCCCCAAGGGCGTACAGGCTGTTAGAGTTAAATTACAAACTGAACAAGAAGTTCCAGAAGTTGCTTCACCAGCAAGTGATGACGTCGGCGGCATAGGTTATTTCACTTTTAATGAAAACAATCTATTTGTTAATACGACTATTACACTAAATGGTTTTGAAGGTACTGCTGCCCATGTTCACGCTGGTAGAGCTGGTACAGCAGGTAATGTTATTATTGTTCTTAATGAAGTGGATGGTTCTAATGGCACTGTATTCCAAAGTGCTCCTGATGCAGCAATCGTAAACTTAAATGGTTTAAACTCAGGTAACTATTACCTCAATGTTCACTCACTCGAAAATCCTGCCGGCGAAGTACGTGGCCAAGTTTTACCACGTGGCGTGCAAGCGACTCGAGTAGTACTAACAGGAACTCAGGAAAATCCTCCTGTAACAAATCCAGTTATCGATGATGCAAGTGCTCTAGGCTATATTACCTTCACCGATGCAGGAAGTATTTTTGCTAACGTACGCACTCGTGGATTTATAGCGACAGCAGCTCATATTCACAGTGGCTTTGCCGGTACTAATGGTGCAGTTATCATTGGTCTTGAAGATGTAAGTGCAGAAGGTCAAACAGGCACTTTCTTTCAATCTCCAGCAAATTCAAGTGTCGTTAACATGCAAAATTTCTTAAGTGGAGGCTACTACTTTAACGTGCATACAAACCAAAACGCTCCTGGGGAAGTACGTGGACAAATTGTGACAGCAAATAGCGCGGTATTAAGAGCAGAATTAGATGCTTCACAAGCAATTCCTGCAGATACTATTTCGGCAACGGGCATTGGTTATTTAACAGTGACAGATAAAGATAATGGTCTATTTATTTCTAATGTTACTTTAAATGGCTTCAGCGAAGCAGATGTAACAGTCAATACTGGAGGAGACAACAACCAAGTATTTGTTGAGCTTATCGAGAACAGTGAAATACCTGGTACATTTAGCAGTCCCTCAGCAAGCGTACGTAGCTTGCCCGGTTTATTAAATGGTGCTTACTCATTTGAAGCACAAGGTATCACCAACTAA